A single genomic interval of uncultured Desulfobulbus sp. harbors:
- the tssJ gene encoding type VI secretion system lipoprotein TssJ yields the protein MTIFPRKQYTIFFKEAQQRLRTVCASPCCLLALFLLIPLLLPACSGSSPEPQPDWSLAENGVRLTFRADKRVNFYDGQAHSVAVAVYQLAEPNGFSQLITYPAGVQQILIASKELPPSLASDQFFLQPGETVEKVYDRAEGAKWLILAAGLYTASPQQTALLAKIPFEVERSWLTFSKTAVIPPYFKTVLLTTNELKLETSPE from the coding sequence ATGACCATTTTCCCTCGCAAACAGTACACAATTTTTTTCAAGGAGGCGCAGCAACGCCTCAGAACCGTATGCGCCTCCCCATGTTGCCTGTTGGCGCTTTTCCTTCTCATTCCCCTCCTGCTTCCAGCCTGTTCTGGGAGCAGCCCCGAGCCCCAACCGGACTGGTCTCTGGCGGAAAATGGTGTTCGCCTCACCTTTCGCGCCGATAAGCGCGTCAACTTCTATGACGGGCAAGCGCATTCCGTGGCGGTTGCCGTCTACCAGTTGGCTGAACCCAACGGATTCAGCCAACTGATCACCTATCCCGCCGGTGTGCAGCAGATACTGATCGCAAGCAAAGAGCTCCCTCCCAGCCTTGCCTCGGATCAGTTTTTTCTTCAGCCCGGTGAGACCGTCGAAAAAGTCTACGACCGGGCCGAGGGGGCCAAATGGCTGATCCTCGCGGCCGGGCTCTATACCGCCTCTCCCCAACAAACCGCACTCCTTGCAAAAATTCCCTTCGAAGTCGAGCGCAGCTGGCTCACCTTCTCCAAAACAGCCGTCATTCCACCCTATTTCAAGACGGTACTCTTGACAACAAACGAACTGAAACTGGAAACCAGCCCGGAATGA